In Arthrobacter sp. QXT-31, one genomic interval encodes:
- a CDS encoding IclR family transcriptional regulator, with protein sequence MANSPSGESVIQRVVKILDAFSKGRPRMSLSELVRATGMSSSTAHRLANDLVDSGLLNRSDAGDYGVGMKMWELASRSNPLEEFRRRGLPFLEGVHAAVREQVSLSIPDVDSGTVLYLEQLDRHGTVTNLAAVAGRLLIHNTSSGMAMMAHMPRDVQERFLAGPLEKSTAATETDPARLRAQLALIRERGYVRMAGVLVEENTAYAVPVFGEGNSVIGAIAVVIPTADEDPKVVLPVLVAAGRGLSRTMGAERRPYGTRPWLQGA encoded by the coding sequence ATGGCCAACTCGCCCTCCGGCGAATCCGTCATTCAGCGGGTGGTGAAGATCCTCGATGCCTTTTCGAAGGGCCGTCCGCGGATGTCGCTGAGCGAACTGGTCCGCGCCACGGGCATGTCCAGCAGCACCGCCCACCGGCTGGCCAACGACCTGGTGGACAGCGGGCTGCTGAACCGCAGCGACGCCGGTGACTACGGCGTCGGTATGAAGATGTGGGAACTTGCGTCCCGCAGTAATCCCCTTGAGGAATTCCGGCGGCGGGGCCTGCCGTTCCTGGAAGGGGTACACGCCGCTGTCCGGGAACAGGTCTCACTCTCCATTCCCGACGTCGATTCCGGCACCGTGCTGTACCTGGAGCAGCTGGACCGGCACGGCACCGTCACCAATCTCGCTGCAGTGGCCGGCCGGCTCCTGATCCACAACACGTCCTCCGGGATGGCCATGATGGCGCATATGCCGCGTGACGTGCAGGAACGGTTCCTGGCGGGTCCGCTGGAGAAATCCACCGCCGCCACAGAGACCGACCCCGCCCGCCTGCGCGCCCAGCTCGCCCTGATCCGGGAGCGCGGCTACGTGCGCATGGCGGGCGTGCTGGTGGAAGAAAACACCGCCTACGCCGTCCCCGTCTTTGGTGAGGGCAACAGCGTGATCGGGGCGATCGCCGTCGTAATTCCGACGGCGGACGAGGATCCCAAGGTGGTCCTTCCTGTGCTGGTGGCCGCGGGGCGCGGCCTGTCCCGGACCATGGGCGCCGAACGGCGGCCCTACGGCACACGGCCCTGGCTCCAAGGTGCCTGA
- a CDS encoding MFS transporter, translating into MTELAPNVSTEAQQYQLKRAKKAALAAFLGGALEYYDFFIYATAASLVFSKIFFPAGDATVALIASFATFGVAYVARPFGAIVFGHLGDKIGRKNTLVLTLVLMGSATFLIGVLPDFNAVGYWAPALLVVLRLMQGLSAGAETAGASALSTEEAPEGRRGFFASFAMSGISAGIVLASLAFLPVAAMSEADRLAWGWRIPFWLSLVVLVVAYLVRRSLEEPEVFEEKHDHGELVKLPFAKMFKTHPAQFFQVALMSFETVTNTFMQSFGLAYAVSVGVPASTMLWVSIVGNVIAIASQPLMAHLSDRFGRRPVFIAGVLGSGLMIFVYFSVISTGNIPMIFLASTVITAGTYSMSNAIYPAWFSELFNVKVRYSGMAIGLQVGILCAGFTPLLGTALVGADKANWGPAAWIVAASSLLAVAGAYWARETHKTPLRQLGNPVR; encoded by the coding sequence ATGACCGAGCTTGCCCCTAATGTCAGCACCGAGGCGCAGCAATACCAGCTGAAGCGTGCCAAAAAGGCCGCCCTCGCCGCCTTCCTCGGCGGCGCGCTGGAGTACTACGACTTCTTCATCTACGCCACCGCGGCATCACTGGTCTTCTCCAAGATCTTTTTCCCCGCAGGCGATGCAACTGTCGCCCTCATCGCCTCCTTTGCCACGTTCGGTGTTGCCTATGTGGCACGCCCCTTTGGCGCCATCGTCTTCGGCCACTTGGGGGACAAGATCGGCCGCAAAAACACGCTCGTACTGACCCTGGTGCTCATGGGTTCGGCAACATTCCTGATCGGCGTGCTCCCGGACTTCAACGCTGTCGGTTACTGGGCACCCGCCCTGCTGGTGGTCCTGCGCCTCATGCAGGGCCTGTCCGCCGGCGCGGAGACCGCAGGCGCCTCAGCCCTGTCCACCGAGGAGGCCCCGGAGGGCCGCCGCGGCTTCTTCGCCAGCTTCGCCATGAGCGGCATCTCCGCCGGCATCGTCCTCGCTTCCCTTGCCTTCCTGCCCGTGGCCGCGATGAGCGAGGCGGACCGCCTCGCCTGGGGCTGGCGCATTCCGTTCTGGCTCTCGCTGGTGGTGCTGGTCGTCGCCTACCTGGTCCGGCGTTCCCTCGAGGAGCCCGAGGTGTTCGAGGAAAAGCACGACCACGGCGAACTGGTCAAGCTTCCGTTCGCCAAGATGTTCAAGACGCACCCGGCGCAGTTCTTCCAGGTTGCCCTGATGTCCTTTGAGACCGTCACCAACACGTTCATGCAGTCCTTCGGCCTCGCCTACGCCGTGTCGGTCGGCGTACCGGCGTCCACCATGCTCTGGGTGAGCATCGTCGGCAACGTCATCGCCATCGCCAGCCAGCCGCTGATGGCTCACCTCTCGGACCGCTTCGGCCGGCGCCCGGTGTTCATCGCCGGCGTCCTGGGGTCCGGACTGATGATCTTCGTCTACTTCTCCGTCATCTCCACCGGCAACATCCCCATGATCTTCCTCGCCAGCACGGTGATCACCGCCGGCACGTACTCCATGTCCAACGCGATCTACCCGGCCTGGTTCTCCGAGCTGTTCAACGTCAAGGTCCGCTACTCGGGCATGGCCATCGGCCTGCAGGTCGGCATCCTCTGCGCCGGCTTCACCCCCCTGCTGGGCACTGCCTTGGTCGGCGCCGACAAGGCCAACTGGGGCCCTGCCGCCTGGATCGTCGCGGCATCCTCGCTGCTGGCCGTGGCCGGCGCGTACTGGGCCCGCGAAACCCACAAGACCCCGCTGCGGCAGCTGGGCAACCCGGTGCGCTAG
- a CDS encoding Gfo/Idh/MocA family protein produces MTPPATARRTYRAGIVGCGAISRNHLEAFAALDNVQVVGVCDIDPDRARATARAWDVPNALNTVDELLALGLDILSVGTPHPTHEEVVLKAAAAGVHVLCEKPIATRLEPAERMVAACEDAGVQFGALFQRRFWPAAQRIRSAIDDGTLGRPLLAQCSVMLHRAPEYYSRDAWRGTWKNDGGGVLMTQAIHQIDLLQWYLGDVAEVYGKVNTYRHGDYIEVEDSATAVITFTSGAMATLEASTAVSPNLGIQLRITGETGASASLTEFPEGSDGRLDLWAVGEKITVEPVHPEGVEPNVDLSTINGQLIPHHTSQVRDFVQALEAGTAPAITGKDALKSLRILLAVYESARTGLPVRFADAEAPARVQLPADVEVSSGTRVPAEAAG; encoded by the coding sequence ATGACCCCGCCAGCAACCGCCCGCCGAACGTACAGAGCCGGAATCGTGGGCTGCGGCGCCATCTCCCGCAACCACCTCGAGGCCTTCGCCGCCCTGGATAACGTCCAGGTGGTGGGTGTGTGCGACATCGACCCGGACCGGGCACGCGCCACCGCCCGTGCCTGGGACGTGCCGAACGCGCTGAACACCGTGGACGAGCTCCTGGCGCTGGGCCTGGACATCCTCTCGGTGGGCACGCCCCACCCCACCCACGAGGAGGTGGTGCTCAAGGCCGCGGCAGCAGGGGTACATGTGCTGTGCGAAAAGCCCATCGCCACGCGGCTGGAGCCGGCCGAGCGCATGGTGGCTGCCTGCGAGGACGCCGGCGTGCAGTTCGGCGCGCTGTTCCAGCGCCGCTTCTGGCCGGCGGCGCAGCGGATCCGCTCGGCGATCGACGACGGGACGCTGGGCCGGCCGCTGCTGGCCCAGTGTTCCGTGATGCTGCACCGCGCGCCGGAATACTATTCCCGCGACGCGTGGCGCGGCACCTGGAAGAACGACGGCGGCGGCGTCCTCATGACGCAGGCCATCCACCAGATCGACCTGCTGCAGTGGTACCTCGGCGACGTCGCGGAGGTCTACGGAAAGGTCAACACCTACCGGCACGGCGACTACATCGAGGTGGAGGACTCCGCCACGGCCGTCATCACCTTCACCTCCGGCGCCATGGCAACGCTGGAAGCGTCGACGGCGGTGTCCCCCAACCTGGGGATCCAGCTCCGGATCACCGGTGAAACAGGTGCCTCGGCATCGCTCACTGAATTCCCCGAGGGCAGCGACGGCCGGCTGGACCTGTGGGCCGTGGGGGAGAAGATCACCGTGGAGCCTGTCCACCCCGAGGGCGTGGAGCCCAACGTGGACCTGTCCACCATCAATGGCCAGTTGATTCCGCACCACACCAGCCAGGTCCGGGACTTCGTGCAGGCGCTGGAGGCAGGCACCGCACCCGCCATCACCGGCAAGGATGCCCTGAAGTCGCTGCGGATCCTGCTGGCGGTCTACGAATCCGCACGCACCGGGCTCCCGGTCCGCTTCGCTGATGCCGAAGCTCCGGCGAGAGTCCAGCTGCCCGCCGACGTCGAGGTTTCAAGCGGCACCCGGGTCCCGGCGGAAGCTGCAGGCTGA
- a CDS encoding MFS transporter produces the protein MGHVQPPTPAGETAVLERAESLPAKTPRKAALASFLGSTLEYYDFFIYGTAAALVFPKIFFPGGDPVVALLGAMATFGVGYLARPLGGVIMSHFGDKIGRKQALMITLVIMGVASIGIGFLPTYGQIGYWATALLLVGRLAQGFSAGAEAAGASTLTMEHSPEGRRGFFTSFVMTGYASGMVLSTVVFIPLAALPEEQLLGWGWRVPFWLSAVVLLVAYWIRTRLEEPPVFEETVEAKKPKGIPAAEVLKTQWRDVLRVALVMLFSVMQTTFTVYALAYATGKGIGLDRTLMLTVNAVTIGLSMFTIPLAGIISDRFGRKKVLLVGALGCAVTSFGYFWAISEHNIPLIFAFGILNMSVFYSCWNGVWTVFFPEMFPAPVRYSGMAIGSQVGLILTGFAPAIATLLAQPGPGGWVPVAAFTVACLAVSAIAIATARETHRTPLEELGLPRQRRMSA, from the coding sequence ATGGGACACGTCCAACCCCCAACCCCCGCCGGGGAGACCGCCGTCCTGGAACGCGCGGAAAGCCTCCCGGCAAAGACCCCGCGGAAGGCCGCCCTGGCTTCCTTCCTGGGATCCACGCTGGAGTACTACGACTTCTTCATCTACGGCACTGCCGCGGCGCTGGTGTTCCCGAAGATCTTCTTCCCCGGCGGAGATCCTGTGGTTGCCCTGCTCGGTGCCATGGCCACATTCGGCGTCGGCTACCTGGCCCGGCCGCTGGGCGGGGTCATCATGAGCCACTTCGGGGACAAGATCGGCCGCAAGCAGGCACTGATGATCACGCTGGTGATCATGGGCGTGGCCTCCATCGGCATCGGCTTCCTGCCCACTTACGGCCAGATCGGTTACTGGGCCACGGCCCTCCTGCTGGTGGGCAGGCTGGCCCAGGGATTCTCCGCCGGTGCCGAGGCCGCGGGGGCCTCCACCCTGACCATGGAGCACTCCCCGGAAGGACGCCGCGGCTTCTTCACCAGCTTTGTGATGACCGGCTACGCCTCCGGCATGGTGCTCTCCACTGTGGTGTTCATCCCGCTGGCCGCCCTCCCGGAGGAGCAGTTGCTGGGCTGGGGCTGGCGGGTCCCGTTCTGGCTGTCCGCCGTCGTGCTGCTGGTTGCCTACTGGATCCGCACCAGGCTGGAGGAGCCGCCTGTGTTCGAAGAGACCGTGGAGGCGAAGAAGCCCAAGGGCATTCCGGCGGCTGAGGTGCTGAAAACCCAGTGGCGCGATGTCCTGCGGGTGGCCCTGGTGATGCTGTTCTCCGTCATGCAGACCACGTTCACCGTCTACGCCCTGGCCTACGCCACCGGCAAGGGCATCGGGCTGGACCGGACCCTGATGCTCACGGTCAACGCAGTCACCATCGGCCTGTCCATGTTCACCATCCCGCTGGCCGGCATCATCTCGGACCGCTTCGGCCGCAAGAAGGTGCTGCTGGTGGGTGCCCTCGGCTGCGCCGTCACCTCGTTCGGGTACTTCTGGGCCATCAGTGAGCACAACATCCCCCTGATCTTCGCCTTCGGGATCCTGAACATGTCCGTTTTCTACTCCTGCTGGAACGGCGTCTGGACGGTCTTTTTCCCTGAGATGTTCCCGGCGCCGGTCCGCTACTCCGGGATGGCCATCGGCAGCCAGGTGGGCCTGATCCTGACCGGCTTCGCCCCCGCCATTGCCACCCTCCTGGCCCAGCCCGGACCCGGAGGCTGGGTCCCGGTGGCAGCCTTCACGGTGGCCTGCCTGGCGGTGTCCGCGATCGCCATCGCCACGGCCCGCGAAACCCACAGAACGCCGCTCGAGGAACTCGGCCTGCCGCGCCAGCGCCGGATGTCCGCCTGA
- a CDS encoding IclR family transcriptional regulator domain-containing protein, with protein MDEQPAYFVKSVEKAFDVLLAFTPNSPRLTVSQVAAAADMTRASARRFLLTLADLGYLRTDGTRFELTARSLDIGRSYLANLELPAIADRHLKSLAAELNETTSLCVLDGADVVYVACVPSPRLLSVTITVGTRFPAWATSMGRVLLGGLAEEGLQAYLENVRLQKLTEHSIASPDQLRTEIERARARGWSMVSQELEEGLRGVAVPVWRGHDMVAAVNVSLQTHRSPADDIEKSVVPRLQEAARQIGLDYGGDAAGLRGA; from the coding sequence ATGGACGAACAGCCGGCCTACTTCGTGAAATCGGTGGAGAAGGCGTTCGATGTGCTCCTGGCGTTCACCCCGAACTCCCCGCGGCTGACGGTCTCCCAGGTGGCTGCCGCAGCGGACATGACCAGGGCTTCCGCCCGCCGGTTCCTCCTCACCCTCGCCGACCTCGGCTACCTGCGCACGGACGGGACACGCTTTGAGCTGACGGCCCGTTCGCTGGACATCGGCCGGTCGTACCTGGCCAACCTCGAGCTTCCGGCCATCGCGGACCGGCACCTGAAATCCCTCGCCGCCGAGCTGAACGAGACCACCTCGCTCTGCGTGCTGGACGGGGCCGATGTCGTGTATGTGGCGTGCGTGCCCTCGCCGCGGCTGCTCAGCGTCACCATCACCGTGGGAACCAGGTTCCCGGCCTGGGCGACGTCCATGGGGCGCGTGCTGCTGGGCGGCCTGGCCGAGGAGGGGCTGCAGGCCTACCTCGAAAACGTCCGGCTGCAGAAACTGACCGAGCACTCGATCGCGAGCCCGGACCAGCTGCGCACGGAGATTGAACGCGCCAGAGCCAGGGGCTGGTCCATGGTGTCGCAGGAACTGGAGGAGGGGCTGCGCGGCGTGGCCGTGCCGGTCTGGCGCGGCCATGACATGGTAGCGGCCGTCAACGTCTCCCTCCAGACCCACCGTTCGCCGGCCGACGACATCGAAAAGTCGGTGGTGCCGCGCCTGCAGGAGGCTGCCCGGCAGATCGGCCTGGATTATGGCGGGGACGCGGCCGGGCTGCGGGGGGCCTGA